A portion of the Perognathus longimembris pacificus isolate PPM17 chromosome 20, ASM2315922v1, whole genome shotgun sequence genome contains these proteins:
- the Ube2s gene encoding ubiquitin-conjugating enzyme E2 S isoform X2 — MNSNVENLPPHIIRLVYKEVTTLTTDPPDGIKVFPNEEDLTDLQVTIEGPEGTPYAGGLFRMKLLLGKDFPASPPKGYFLTKIFHPNVGANGEICVNVLKRDWTAELGIRHVLLTIKCLLIHPNPESALNEEAGRLLLENYEEYAARARLLTEIHGGAGGHSSGRPDASRALTSGTAASSTDTMVPGALGGAEGPMAKKHAGERDKKLAAKKKTDKKRALRRL, encoded by the exons AACTCCAACGTAGAGAACCTGCCTCCCCACATCATCCGCCTGGTGTACAAGGAAGTGACCACCCTGACCACAGACCCACCTGATGGCATCAAGGTCTTTCCCAACGAGGAAGACCTCACCGACCTGCAGGTCACCATCGAGGGCCCTG AGGGGACCCCATACGCCGGAGGTCTATTCCGTATGAAACTCCTACTGgggaaggactttcctgcctccccACCCAAGGGCTACTTCCTGACTAAGATCTTCCACCCAAATGTGGGTGCCAATGGTGAAATCTGTGTCAACGTGCTCAAGAGGGACTGGACTGCTGAGCTGGGCATCCGACACGTCCTGCTG ACCATCAAGTGCCTGCTGATCCACCCTAACCCTGAGTCTGCACTCAACGAGGAAGCTGGCCGCCTGCTCCTGGAAAACTATGAGGAGTATGCTGCCCGGGCCCGTTTGCTCACAGAAATCCACGGTGGTGCAGGCGGGCACAGCAGTGGAAGGCCTGATGCCAGCCGGGCCTTGACCAGTGGTACTGCGGCTTCTTCCACTGACACCATGGTCCCTGGGGCCCTTGGAGGAGCGGAGGGTCCCATGGCTAAGAAGCATGCAGGTGAGCGAGATAAGAAGCTGGCGGCCAAGAAAAAGACGGACAAGAAGCGGGCGCTCAGGAGGCTGTAG
- the Ube2s gene encoding ubiquitin-conjugating enzyme E2 S isoform X1, giving the protein MNSNVENLPPHIIRLVYKEVTTLTTDPPDGIKVFPNEEDLTDLQVTIEGPEGTPYAGGLFRMKLLLGKDFPASPPKGYFLTKIFHPNVGANGEICVNVLKRDWTAELGIRHVLLTIKCLLIHPNPESALNEEAGRLLLENYEEYAARARLLTEIHGGAGGHSSGRPDASRALTSGTAASSTDTMVPGALGGAEGPMAKKHAGERDKKLAAKKKTDKKRALRRL; this is encoded by the exons ATG AACTCCAACGTAGAGAACCTGCCTCCCCACATCATCCGCCTGGTGTACAAGGAAGTGACCACCCTGACCACAGACCCACCTGATGGCATCAAGGTCTTTCCCAACGAGGAAGACCTCACCGACCTGCAGGTCACCATCGAGGGCCCTG AGGGGACCCCATACGCCGGAGGTCTATTCCGTATGAAACTCCTACTGgggaaggactttcctgcctccccACCCAAGGGCTACTTCCTGACTAAGATCTTCCACCCAAATGTGGGTGCCAATGGTGAAATCTGTGTCAACGTGCTCAAGAGGGACTGGACTGCTGAGCTGGGCATCCGACACGTCCTGCTG ACCATCAAGTGCCTGCTGATCCACCCTAACCCTGAGTCTGCACTCAACGAGGAAGCTGGCCGCCTGCTCCTGGAAAACTATGAGGAGTATGCTGCCCGGGCCCGTTTGCTCACAGAAATCCACGGTGGTGCAGGCGGGCACAGCAGTGGAAGGCCTGATGCCAGCCGGGCCTTGACCAGTGGTACTGCGGCTTCTTCCACTGACACCATGGTCCCTGGGGCCCTTGGAGGAGCGGAGGGTCCCATGGCTAAGAAGCATGCAGGTGAGCGAGATAAGAAGCTGGCGGCCAAGAAAAAGACGGACAAGAAGCGGGCGCTCAGGAGGCTGTAG
- the Tmem190 gene encoding transmembrane protein 190 — MVGSGIPALGLLLLLQGSVDANGIQGFFYPWSCEGDVWDRESCGGQAAIENPNLCLRLRCCYRDGVCYHQRPDENMRRKHMWALGWTCGGLLFLICSICLFWWARRKDMLHLPKFLKGRCRLSRPGSLLCKKTSRNPTEGGDASAGEGTGCEDTGDED, encoded by the exons ATGGTGGGCTCTGGGATCCCAGCGTTGGGCCTTCTTCTGCTGCTGCAGGGCTCAGTAG ATGCGAATGGAATCCAAGGATTCTTCTATCCATGGA GCTGTGAGGGAGATGTGTGGGACCGGGAGAGCTGTGGGGGCCAGGCAGCCATTGAGAACCCCAACCTCTGCCTGCGTCTGCGGTGCTGCTACCGAGATGGTGTCTGCTACCACCAGCGGCCGGACG AGAATATGCGTCGGAAGCACATGTGGGCCCTGGGCTGGACCTGTGGCGGTCTGCTCTTCCTCATCTGCAGCATCTGTTTGTTCTG GTGGGCCCGGCGGAAGGACATGCTGCACCTCCCGAAGTTTCTGAAGGGCAGATGCCGCCTGTCACGGCCGGGGTCACTGCTGTGCAAGAAGACATCGAGGAATCCCACGGAGGGTGGGGATGCCTCTGCAGGGGAAGGGACAGGGTGTGAGGACACAGGGGATGAAGACTAG
- the Tmem238 gene encoding transmembrane protein 238, whose amino-acid sequence MAAAPVACAPQASPAGAAPAPTSAPGPAAGLGRCRVALLLAVALDVAGMAALLTGVFAQLQVRGRDFGDLLIYSGALLVFMSLLGWILWYTGNIEISRQELERDYGLRPSALARLARKLSRRWSAPAAGPRAAPGPRGARRAARAPPPPAARRVRLQLATLEAGPGAAGAGSE is encoded by the coding sequence ATGGCGGCGGCGCCGGTGGCCTGCGCCCCGCAGGCGTCCCCGGCGGGAGCCGCGCCCGCGCCGAcctccgcgcccggcccggcgGCGGGCCTGGGCCGCTGCCGCGTGGCGCTGTTGCTAGCCGTGGCGCTGGACGTGGCGGGCATGGCGGCCCTGCTTACCGGCGTGTTCGCGCAGCTGCAGGTGCGCGGCCGCGACTTCGGCGACCTGCTCATCTACTCGGGCGCGCTGCTGGTGTTCATGAGCCTGCTCGGCTGGATCCTCTGGTACACCGGCAACATCGAGATATCGCGCCAGGAGCTCGAGCGCGATTACGGCCTGCGTCCCTCGGCGCTCGCCCGCCTCGCGCGCAAGCTGTCCCGCCGCTGGTCGGCGCCCGCCGCAGGCCCCCGCGCCGCGCCGGGCCCCCGCGGAGCCCGCCGAgccgcccgcgcgcccccgccgcccgccgcccgccgcgtgCGCCTGCAGCTCGCCACGCTCGAGGCTGGGCCTGGGGCGGCGGGCGCTGGCAGTGAGTGA
- the Rpl28 gene encoding 60S ribosomal protein L28: MSAHLQWMVVRNCSSFLIKRNKQTYSTEPNNLKARNSFRYNGLIHRKTVGVEPAADGKGVVVVMKRRSGQRKPATSYVRTTINKNARATLSSIRHMIRKNKYRPDLRMAAIRRASAILRSQKPVVVKRKRTRPTKSS, encoded by the exons ATGTCTGCGCATCTGCAATGGATGGTCGTGAGGAATTGCTCCAGCTTTCTCATCAAGAGGAACAAGCAGACGTACAGCACC GAACCCAATAACCTGAAGGCCCGCAACTCCTTCCGGTACAATGGGCTGATCCACCGCAAGACTGTGGGTGTGGAACCCGCCGCCGACGGCAAAGGGGTCGTGGTGGTCATGAAACGGAGATCTG GTCAGCGAAAGCCAGCTACGTCCTATGTGCGAACCACCATCAACAAGAATGCACGGGCCACCCTCAGCAGCATCAGGCACATGATCCGCAAGAACAAGTACCGCCCCGATCTGCGCATG GCTGCCATCCGCCGAGCTAGTGCCATCCTGCGCAGCCAGAAGCCTGTGGTGGTGAAGAGGAAACGGACCCGCCCCACTAAGAGCTCCTGA
- the Il11 gene encoding interleukin-11, with product MSLWPDRVVGPGPPSGSPRAPADPRAEVDSAVLLTRSLLADTRQLAAQLRDKFPADGDHSLDSLPTLAMSAGALGALQLPGVLMRLRVDLLSYLRHVQWLRRAGGPSLRTLEPELGALQTRLDLLLRRLQLLVSHLALPQALPDQPLAPLGPPASPWGSIRAAHAILGGLHLTLDWAVRGLLLLKTRL from the exons ATGAGCCTCTGGCCAGACAGAGTTGTTGGCCCTGGGCCACCTTCTGGCTCTCCTCGAGCCCCGGCCGACCCCCGAGCAGAGGTGGACAGTGCTGTCCTCTTAACCCGCTCGCTCCTGGCAGACACCCGGCAGCTGGCAGCACAACTG AGAGACAAGTTCCCAGCGGATGGAGACCACAGCCTGGATTCTCTTCCCACCTTGGCTATGAGTGCCGGGGCCCTGGGAGCCCTGCAG TTGCCAGGGGTGCTGATGAGGCTTCGAGTGGACCTGCTGTCCTACCTTCGGCATGTGCAGTGGCTACGCAGGGCAGGTGGCCCTTCCCTGAGGACCCTGGAGCCCGAGCTGGGAGCCCTGCAGACACGGCTGGACCTGCTTCTGCGGCGGCTGCAGCTCTTG GTGTCCCACCTGGCCTTGCCCCAGGCACTTCCAGACCAGCCTCTAGCCCCTCTGGGGCCCCCTGCCTCACCGTGGGGAAGCATCAGAGCAGCCCATGCCATCCTCGGAGGGCTGCATCTGACTCTGGACTGGGCTGTACGGGGCCTGCTGCTGCTGAAGACCCGGCTGTGA